The following proteins come from a genomic window of Proteiniphilum propionicum:
- a CDS encoding Lrp/AsnC family transcriptional regulator: protein MAHHELDELDEKILRLIVDNARIPFLEVARECGVSGAAIHQRVQKLFSVGVLKGSEFVVDAESIGYETCAFVGIFLTSPSTFDYVVKELEKIPEVVECYYTTGQYDLLIKVFAKNNKDLLRIIHTQLQPLGLSRTETLISFKDAFRKKIPIDFSSDD from the coding sequence ATGGCACATCATGAATTAGACGAATTAGATGAGAAAATCCTTAGACTAATAGTAGATAATGCTCGCATCCCATTCCTGGAAGTTGCTCGTGAATGCGGAGTATCGGGAGCAGCAATCCATCAACGGGTTCAGAAACTCTTCAGTGTCGGGGTTCTTAAAGGATCGGAGTTTGTTGTGGACGCAGAGAGCATAGGCTATGAAACTTGTGCTTTCGTAGGCATCTTTCTCACTTCTCCTTCCACCTTCGATTATGTGGTAAAAGAGCTGGAAAAGATTCCGGAAGTGGTGGAGTGCTATTATACAACAGGACAGTACGACCTGCTAATCAAGGTATTTGCAAAGAACAATAAAGACCTGTTGCGGATTATTCATACTCAATTGCAACCTCTTGGGCTGTCGAGGACGGAGACACTTATCAGTTTCAAAGATGCTTTCCGTAAAAAAATTCCAATCGATTTTTCATCAGACGATTAA
- a CDS encoding DMP19 family protein: MIQIHENKIIEAAGKGMDEFLKLFTDTYLQELGGEINAGNMEKLNGYQHTLMALRFISEEVNEGGFVQLIQNGYGGYIFNNPVAKALKQMGAKGLSKILYKAKEIYDLHQEELERETTEEEFMAMYVDFEQFDELEEKFFFIEEEETAIIAHYVDEHLEDFVGPPLIEITGASS, from the coding sequence ATGATACAAATTCACGAAAACAAAATCATCGAAGCAGCCGGAAAAGGGATGGACGAATTTCTGAAACTTTTCACCGACACCTATCTCCAAGAGCTTGGAGGTGAAATCAACGCCGGAAATATGGAGAAGCTGAACGGATACCAGCACACATTAATGGCACTCCGCTTTATTTCGGAAGAGGTTAACGAGGGTGGATTTGTGCAGCTTATTCAAAACGGTTACGGAGGTTATATTTTCAACAATCCTGTAGCAAAGGCGTTGAAGCAGATGGGAGCTAAAGGATTATCGAAAATACTCTACAAGGCCAAAGAGATTTACGACTTGCATCAGGAAGAGCTGGAGCGTGAAACAACCGAAGAAGAGTTTATGGCCATGTACGTAGATTTTGAGCAGTTCGACGAACTGGAAGAGAAATTTTTCTTTATCGAAGAGGAAGAGACCGCCATCATTGCCCACTATGTTGATGAGCATCTGGAAGACTTTGTGGGGCCGCCATTGATCGAAATCACCGGGGCCTCATCATGA
- a CDS encoding glycoside hydrolase family 125 protein, protein MTTRRNFIKKTAVGLTAIAVNPSWAASSVSRKMQNSNFVSKRPAAGERRFTSLAVEQTIARVKAKIKDPKLAWMFENCFPNTLDTTVNHSMKNGKPDTFVITGDIDAMWLRDSSAQVWPYLPLTKADEKLKQMIAGVINRQTQCILIDPYANAFYAEPNPKGEWLTDGTDMKPMLHERKWEIDSLCYPVRLAYNYWKVTGDILVFDEDWKKAMRLLIKTFKEQQRKEGHGPYKFLRKTDRQLDTLNNGGLGNPVNPVGLIVSSFRPSDDATTFQFLVPSNLFAVTSLRQISEISESVVNDAALASESKALANEVEEAIEKYAIVEHPKYGKVYAFEVDGFGNAYFMDDANVPSLLALPYLDSADLHDPVYQNTRKLVLSTDNPYFFRGPAGEGIGGPHIGYDMIWPMSIIMRAQTSRSDDEIKHCIRMLRNTDGDTGFMHESFHKEDPAKFTRSWFAWVNTLFGELLVDLEAKGKINLINSI, encoded by the coding sequence ATGACAACACGCAGAAATTTTATTAAAAAAACAGCCGTTGGGTTAACTGCGATTGCTGTAAACCCCTCATGGGCCGCCTCATCGGTGAGCAGGAAAATGCAAAATAGTAATTTTGTTTCAAAACGACCGGCAGCAGGTGAGCGCAGATTCACATCACTGGCTGTGGAGCAAACCATAGCAAGGGTGAAAGCTAAAATAAAAGATCCCAAACTGGCATGGATGTTCGAGAACTGTTTCCCAAATACACTTGACACGACAGTGAACCATAGCATGAAAAATGGTAAACCCGACACATTTGTCATAACAGGAGATATTGATGCTATGTGGCTAAGGGATTCGTCCGCACAGGTATGGCCTTATCTACCGCTAACAAAAGCCGATGAAAAGTTGAAGCAGATGATAGCTGGCGTGATAAATAGACAGACTCAATGTATTCTTATAGATCCCTATGCAAATGCATTTTATGCCGAACCTAACCCAAAAGGAGAGTGGTTGACAGACGGAACAGATATGAAACCCATGCTGCATGAACGCAAATGGGAGATAGATTCACTCTGCTACCCCGTAAGGCTTGCATATAATTACTGGAAGGTTACTGGTGATATTTTGGTGTTTGATGAGGATTGGAAAAAAGCTATGAGGCTGTTGATAAAAACATTCAAAGAGCAACAGCGGAAAGAGGGGCACGGACCTTATAAGTTTCTTAGAAAGACCGACCGACAGCTTGATACATTAAATAATGGGGGACTGGGTAATCCGGTCAACCCGGTGGGGCTTATTGTATCTTCGTTCAGGCCGTCTGACGATGCAACAACATTCCAATTTCTTGTTCCATCTAATCTGTTTGCCGTAACCTCGTTGCGCCAGATTTCCGAAATCTCCGAAAGTGTTGTTAACGATGCCGCGTTAGCTTCAGAAAGCAAGGCACTGGCAAATGAGGTGGAAGAGGCAATAGAGAAGTATGCAATAGTAGAGCACCCCAAATACGGAAAGGTTTATGCTTTTGAGGTCGATGGCTTCGGAAACGCCTATTTTATGGATGACGCCAATGTGCCCAGTCTGCTGGCTTTGCCTTATCTTGATAGTGCAGATTTGCACGATCCGGTATATCAAAACACAAGAAAGCTGGTGTTGAGCACTGATAACCCATATTTCTTCCGGGGGCCTGCCGGAGAGGGTATTGGAGGGCCACATATAGGATACGATATGATCTGGCCTATGAGTATTATTATGCGTGCACAGACAAGTAGAAGCGATGATGAGATTAAACATTGTATTCGTATGCTTCGAAATACGGATGGAGACACAGGGTTCATGCATGAGTCATTTCATAAGGAAGACCCGGCCAAATTTACAAGGAGTTGGTTCGCATGGGTAAATACTCTGTTTGGAGAGCTGCTTGTAGATTTAGAGGCAAAAGGGAAAATTAATTTAATAAACAGCATATAA
- a CDS encoding DUF1015 domain-containing protein has protein sequence MKIKPFKGVRPPRALVKEVASRPYDVLNSEEARKEAEGNDKSLYHIIKPEIDFPKGKDEHDADVYEKAAENFRKFRDNGWLVQDESEMYYVYAQTMNGKTQYGLVVGAYVEDYMSGKIKKHELTRRDKEEDRMKHVRVTNANIEPVFFAYPDNNGLNAIVDKITAGEPEYDFVSVDGVGHHFWLVPDDEDIQRITDLFADIPAMYIADGHHRSAAAALVGAEKARNNLHHRGDEEYNYFMAVCFPDNQLTIIDYNRVVKDLNGLTADEFISKLEKDFVVEPTGTEIHKPKNLHNFSVYLDGRSFSVTAKPGRCNDNDPIGQLDVTITSNLILDEILGIKDLRSDKRIDFVGGIRGLEELKKRVDSGEMAVAIALYPVSMKQLMSIADSDNIMPPKTTWFEPKLRSGLVIHELE, from the coding sequence ATGAAAATAAAACCTTTTAAAGGCGTTCGCCCGCCAAGAGCTTTAGTGAAAGAGGTGGCTTCGCGCCCATATGACGTTTTAAATTCAGAAGAGGCCCGAAAAGAGGCCGAAGGGAACGATAAATCGTTGTACCACATTATTAAACCCGAAATTGATTTCCCGAAGGGAAAAGATGAACATGATGCCGATGTATATGAAAAGGCTGCCGAAAATTTCAGGAAGTTCAGGGACAATGGATGGCTTGTGCAGGACGAGAGTGAGATGTATTACGTGTATGCACAAACGATGAACGGCAAAACACAGTACGGATTGGTAGTGGGTGCATATGTTGAGGATTATATGTCAGGGAAAATAAAAAAACATGAACTTACACGACGCGACAAGGAAGAGGACCGTATGAAGCACGTGCGTGTGACCAATGCAAATATAGAGCCTGTTTTCTTCGCTTATCCCGACAATAACGGCTTGAACGCAATTGTTGATAAGATAACAGCCGGGGAACCCGAGTATGACTTTGTTTCGGTTGATGGCGTGGGACACCATTTCTGGCTGGTCCCTGATGATGAAGATATTCAGCGTATTACAGATCTTTTTGCCGATATTCCCGCAATGTATATTGCCGACGGGCATCACCGCTCTGCGGCAGCAGCTCTGGTGGGTGCCGAAAAAGCAAGAAACAACCTCCATCACCGGGGAGATGAGGAGTATAACTACTTTATGGCGGTTTGTTTTCCAGATAACCAGCTGACTATCATCGATTATAATCGTGTGGTAAAAGATCTGAACGGACTAACTGCAGATGAGTTCATTAGCAAGTTAGAGAAGGATTTTGTGGTGGAACCAACAGGTACGGAAATACATAAACCGAAGAATCTGCATAATTTCTCGGTCTATCTTGATGGGCGCTCTTTTAGTGTTACGGCAAAACCAGGAAGGTGTAACGACAATGACCCTATTGGCCAACTGGATGTTACCATCACGTCGAACCTTATTCTGGATGAGATTCTGGGAATTAAAGATCTCCGCAGTGATAAACGTATCGATTTTGTGGGAGGTATACGTGGCTTGGAAGAACTGAAAAAACGTGTCGACAGCGGCGAAATGGCTGTTGCAATAGCTTTGTATCCTGTTTCTATGAAACAACTGATGAGCATAGCTGACTCGGATAATATAATGCCGCCAAAGACTACATGGTTTGAGCCCAAGTTGCGTTCGGGACTCGTAATACATGAGCTGGAGTGA
- the amrB gene encoding AmmeMemoRadiSam system protein B has product MKNISTDRKPAVAGQFYPVNADMLQEEVGSYFRAAVEKKQHHVRAIICPHAGYTAFRCSHYLHPSATYVIKECYVIHNEPQSISREKSEM; this is encoded by the coding sequence ATGAAAAACATCAGCACAGACAGAAAGCCTGCCGTTGCCGGACAGTTTTATCCGGTGAACGCAGATATGTTGCAGGAAGAGGTCGGCAGCTACTTTCGGGCTGCCGTTGAAAAAAAACAACACCACGTACGTGCAATTATTTGTCCGCATGCAGGGTATACAGCGTTCCGTTGCTCCCATTATTTGCACCCATCAGCGACCTACGTAATTAAGGAGTGTTATGTAATTCATAACGAACCACAATCAATATCACGAGAAAAATCAGAAATGTAG